In a single window of the Danio aesculapii chromosome 20, fDanAes4.1, whole genome shotgun sequence genome:
- the exoc8 gene encoding exocyst complex component 8 — MADTGNRLRKLLESPNFDPQSYVKQLSQQSDGDRDLQEHRQKIQTLADETAQNLKKNVYKNYRQFIETAKEISYLESEMYQLSHILTEQKSIMESITQSLLSTDKDEAAKEMLAAFPKETEEVKQRTLTTLLEKVEGCKNIMETPGRYLVYNGDLLEYDADNMSQIQKVHAFLMNDCLLIATWLANRRGAVKYKYNALYDLESFAVVNVKDNPPMKDMFKILMFPDSRIFKAENSKIKKEWLEILEETKKNKVAKDKHKKEEEVPTSPVRQEVSTNPFDEDEPLDSEEHVDLSPEWIQELPEDLDVCIAQRDFEGAVDLLDKLNEYLKEQPVSPRVKELRGKVDERVRQLTEVLVFELSPDRSLRGGPKATRRAVSQLVRLGQSTKACELFLKNRAAAVQTAIRQLRIEGATLLYIQKLCNIFFTSLLETAREFETDFAGDTGCYSAFVVWSRSVMKMFVDAFSKQVFDSKESLSTAAECVKFASEHCKQLSEIGLDLTFILQSLLVKDIRAALQSQKDIIIEATRHRNSEEMWRRMNLMTPEALTKLKEEMRSCGIGSFEQYTGEDCWVNLSYTVVAFSKQMMAFLEEGLKLYFPELHMVFLESLREIILVAVQHVDYSLRCEQEPEKKAFILQNASFLHETVLPVVERRFEEGVGKPAKQLQDLRKSSRTVRVNPESTMSVV; from the coding sequence ATGGCAGACACCGGCAATCGTTTGCGTAAGCTGCTGGAATCCCCCAATTTCGACCCTCAGTCCTACGTGAAGCAGCTCTCGCAGCAGTCGGACGGAGACCGAGATTTACAAGAACACCGTCAAAAAATACAAACACTCGCCGACGAAACCGCTCAAAACCTGAAGAAAAACGTGTACAAAAACTACAGGCAGTTTATTGAGACGGCTAAGGAGATTTCCTACCTGGAAAGCGAGATGTACCAGCTGAGTCACATTCTGACCGAGCAGAAGAGCATCATGGAGAGCATCACACAGTCTCTGTTGTCCACAGATAAAGATGAAGCGGCCAAAGAAATGCTTGCTGCCTTCCCAAAGGAGACCGAAGAGGTCAAACAAAGGACCCTAACCACACTTTTGGAGAAAGTGGAGGGCTGCAAGAACATCATGGAAACCCCAGGCAGATATCTGGTGTATAATGGAGACCTCTTGGAGTATGATGCAGATAATATGTCGCAGATCCAAAAAGTCCATGCGTTTCTAATGAACGACTGTTTGCTCATTGCGACCTGGCTGGCCAACAGACGTGGAGCAGTGAAGTACAAATACAACGCGTTGTACGACCTAGAGAGCTTTGCTGTGGTAAACGTAAAAGACAACCCTCCAATGAAGGACATGTTCAAAATCCTCATGTTCCCAGATAGTCGCATATTCAAAGCCGAGAACAGCAAAATCAAGAAGGAGTGGCTGGAGATTTTGGAGGAAACCAAGAAAAACAAAGTGGCGAAAGACAAGCATAAGAAGGAAGAGGAGGTGCCAACATCTCCAGTCCGTCAGGAGGTCTCCACAAACCCATTCGATGAAGATGAACCTCTGGATTCGGAGGAACATGTGGATTTGAGTCCTGAGTGGATCCAGGAGCTTCCAGAAGACCTAGATGTTTGCATAGCTCAGAGAGACTTTGAAGGAGCTGTTGATCTTCTAGACAAGTTAAACGAATATCTAAAGGAGCAGCCGGTGAGCCCACGAGTGAAGGAGCTCAGGGGGAAGGTGGATGAGCGTGTCCGACAGCTAACGGAGGTTCTGGTGTTTGAGCTCTCGCCTGATCGCTCTCTTCGTGGAGGACCCAAAGCTACAAGAAGAGCTGTTTCTCAGCTGGTTCGCCTGGGACAGTCAACGAAAGCCTGTGAGCTCTTTTTGAAGAACCGAGCAGCAGCTGTGCAAACCGCCATCCGCCAGCTTCGCATCGAAGGCGCAACCTTGCTGTACATCCAAAAGCTCTGCAACATCTTCTTCACGAGCCTCCTGGAAACCGCAAGAGAGTTTGAAACCGATTTCGCCGGCGACACCGGCTGCTACTCCGCATTTGTGGTCTGGTCTCGCTCGGTGATGAAGATGTTCGTAGACGCCTTCAGCAAGCAGGTGTTCGACAGCAAGGAGAGCTTATCTACTGCTGCAGAATGCGTGAAGTTCGCTAGTGAGCACTGCAAGCAGCTAAGCGAGATTGGTTTGGATCTAACCTTCATTTTGCAATCGCTGCTAGTGAAGGACATCAGGGCGGCTCTCCAAAGCCAGAAGGACATCATCATCGAAGCCACCAGACACCGTAACTCTGAGGAGATGTGGAGGAGGATGAACCTCATGACTCCCGAAGCTCTGACCAAGCTCAAGGAGGAAATGCGAAGCTGTGGGATTGGTAGTTTTGAGCAGTACACCGGAGAAGACTGCTGGGTCAACCTGAGCTACACCGTCGTGGCCTTCAGCAAGCAGATGATGGCTTTTCTAGAGGAAGGGCTGAAGCTGTACTTCCCAGAGCTGCACATGGTGTTCCTGGAGAGCCTGCGGGAGATCATTCTGGTGGCGGTGCAGCACGTGGACTACAGTCTGCGCTGTGAGCAGGAGCCAGAGAAAAAGGCTTTTATTTTGCAGAACGCCTCGTTCCTGCATGAGACTGTGCTTCCTGTTGTGGAAAGGAGGTTTGAGGAGGGAGTCGGGAAACCGGCCAAACAGCTGCAGGACCTCAGGAAGAGCTCCCGAACTGTCAGAGTCAACCCTGAGAGCACCATGTCTGTGGTTTAA